GCGGTCATGCGCGAGAGCCGTGCCGCGACGCGCTCCTCGTCCACCTCGTAGTCGAGCAGCCGGAGCAGCTCGACGATGACGGTGAGGTCGGACGGGGAGGGCGTCCCGAGGGACTGGATCGCGTTGGTCACGTCCCGAGATTACCGGGAGACCATGGCCGCGTCGGTCAGTGCGTGGCCTGGATGGCCCGCAGCTTCTCCATCACCTGCGTGCGCAGGTCCTCCGGTGCCGCCTCGGTGCAGGCGCGGCGCACGGTGTCCCGCAGGACGACGCCGACGCGGTGCTCGCGCGCGCAGTCCGGGCAGTTCGCCATGTGCTCGCGGATGTCCGCGGCGTCCGCCTTGTCGAGCTCGTGGTGCAGGTACTCCTCGAGATCCTTCTTGGCCTTGTCGCAGCCGCAGTCGCTCATTTGGTCGCTCCAGTGAGGTGC
The genomic region above belongs to Clavibacter phaseoli and contains:
- the rsrA gene encoding mycothiol system anti-sigma-R factor, coding for MSDCGCDKAKKDLEEYLHHELDKADAADIREHMANCPDCAREHRVGVVLRDTVRRACTEAAPEDLRTQVMEKLRAIQATH